From the Nocardiopsis changdeensis genome, one window contains:
- a CDS encoding bile acid:sodium symporter family protein, with translation MNTIKNIADFTGRWFALLVLGGAVLGLLLPAATAPVTPYISLLLGIIMFGMGLTMRPADFAIVVRHPRAVLLGVLAQYTVMPALGWGIAHLLGLPPLLVVGMILVGASPGGTASNVIVYLARGDVALSVAMTSISTMLAPVLTPLLVLGLAGSTLPVAAGDLFLSILQIVLGPVVAGLLLRMAAPNLVERLLPALPLISVTGIVVVVAGIVGANADAVLGTGLLVALAVVLHNGLGLGLGYLVGVVGRLPDSARRAVSVEVGMQNSGLAVALATAHFSPLAALPGALFSVWHNLSGSALATYWARRAPKDEPAPTP, from the coding sequence ATGAACACCATCAAGAACATCGCGGACTTCACCGGCCGGTGGTTCGCGCTCCTGGTCCTGGGCGGAGCCGTGCTCGGCCTCCTGCTGCCCGCGGCCACCGCGCCCGTCACCCCGTACATCTCGCTGCTGCTCGGCATCATCATGTTCGGCATGGGCCTGACCATGCGCCCGGCCGACTTCGCGATCGTCGTCCGCCACCCCAGGGCGGTCCTGCTCGGCGTCCTGGCGCAGTACACGGTCATGCCCGCCCTGGGCTGGGGCATCGCCCACCTGCTCGGCCTGCCGCCGCTGCTCGTCGTCGGCATGATCCTGGTCGGCGCCTCCCCGGGCGGTACCGCCTCCAACGTGATCGTCTACCTGGCCCGCGGCGACGTCGCCCTGTCGGTGGCGATGACCTCCATCTCCACGATGCTCGCCCCCGTCCTGACGCCCCTGCTCGTCCTGGGCCTGGCCGGGTCCACCCTGCCGGTGGCCGCCGGCGACCTGTTCCTGTCGATCCTGCAGATCGTCCTGGGACCGGTCGTCGCCGGCCTCCTGCTGCGCATGGCCGCCCCGAACCTGGTCGAACGCCTGCTGCCGGCGCTGCCGCTCATCTCGGTGACCGGCATCGTGGTCGTCGTCGCGGGCATCGTCGGCGCCAACGCCGACGCCGTCCTGGGCACCGGCCTGCTGGTGGCGCTCGCCGTGGTCCTGCACAACGGCCTGGGGCTGGGGCTGGGCTACCTGGTCGGCGTCGTCGGACGCCTCCCCGACAGCGCCCGCCGCGCCGTCAGCGTCGAGGTGGGGATGCAGAACTCCGGCCTGGCCGTCGCCCTGGCCACCGCCCACTTCTCCCCGCTCGCCGCGCTGCCGGGCGCCCTCTTCTCGGTCTGGCACAACCTGTCCGGCTCGGCGCTGGCCACCTACTGGGCCCGCCGCGCCCCGAAGGACGAGCCCGCTCCGACCCCCTGA
- a CDS encoding alpha/beta hydrolase: MHRRRSARPTALLLGVLTVLTLAPAAPATAAAAGGTGPYAAEYTTTWRLRDHTIYRPVDLPDDEPLPIVVWGNGACRADGTWFENILTEFASHGFLVIANGRPGGSGSTDPEMLTEAVDWAVDENTRPFSEYRGHIDTDRIAVMGQSCGGLEAYEVADDPRVTTTVLWNSGLLTDRDDDLLDDLHAPIAYFTGGPSDIAHPNALDDYSKLPAGLPAFIGHLDVGHYGTFAEPNGGEYGRVGTAWLRWHLKGDAAARAEFLGTDCGLCGTDWDIDHKNWP; the protein is encoded by the coding sequence ATGCACCGACGACGATCGGCCCGCCCCACCGCCCTGCTCCTGGGAGTGCTCACGGTCCTCACCCTCGCCCCCGCTGCGCCCGCCACCGCCGCTGCCGCGGGCGGCACCGGCCCCTACGCCGCGGAGTACACCACCACCTGGCGCCTGCGCGACCACACGATCTACCGCCCCGTCGACCTGCCCGACGACGAGCCCCTGCCCATCGTCGTGTGGGGCAACGGCGCCTGCCGCGCCGACGGCACCTGGTTCGAGAACATCCTCACCGAGTTCGCCTCCCACGGCTTCCTCGTCATCGCCAACGGCCGCCCCGGCGGCAGCGGAAGCACCGACCCGGAGATGCTGACGGAGGCCGTCGACTGGGCGGTCGACGAGAACACCCGCCCGTTCAGCGAGTACCGCGGGCACATCGACACCGACCGCATCGCCGTCATGGGCCAGTCCTGCGGCGGCCTGGAGGCCTACGAGGTCGCCGACGACCCCCGCGTCACCACCACCGTGCTCTGGAACAGCGGCCTGCTGACCGACCGCGACGACGACCTCCTCGACGACCTGCACGCCCCGATCGCCTACTTCACCGGCGGCCCGAGCGACATCGCCCACCCCAACGCCCTGGACGACTACTCCAAGCTCCCCGCCGGGCTGCCCGCCTTCATCGGCCACCTCGACGTCGGCCACTACGGCACCTTCGCCGAACCCAACGGCGGCGAGTACGGCCGCGTCGGCACCGCCTGGCTGCGCTGGCACCTCAAGGGCGACGCCGCCGCCCGCGCCGAGTTCCTCGGCACCGACTGCGGCCTGTGCGGCACCGACTGGGACATCGACCACAAGAACTGGCCCTGA
- a CDS encoding PolC-type DNA polymerase III, with product MFTEGHLTRTPGHDPRWMLFAVLDVATTGYHPERDDRIYEVAVARMRGDGAVVGEYSTLVNPRRPVPYEEHAEITDAHVAKAPGFDRVAGDLLAHLADAVVVAHKLDHEDRFLDSELNRMGVRVSGVPGLCTLRLLRSQLDTWPYKQRHLYRLLIGGWPAWRSNALSSARQLAHVLRILIAEGPQPLHWNGPAPVALLAVPRTGVITPYIVDMNGVDKGWLSTLAAALPDMDPSPEPSPREATVYRATLDQALADGKVVAEEAERLAELATAAGFTQTTIRRVHEQVLLEARTRAEADGVVTSAELRELERAAAYLGTGHVIQDLLNLAAQERERRNGPLKGWRIVPVGTSEAIDEAVSYAGSQGAAIGVNVTKTVRLVIAEEGETDPKVRRAIEGGHRVATPEQAREVLREAVSQAESRLFGEREPVEDDDRGAGENDRSWRASWRPRELGPGDYHREFVAPYADRDRAERRPVAAALWPL from the coding sequence ATGTTCACCGAAGGCCACCTGACCCGAACCCCGGGACACGATCCCCGGTGGATGCTGTTCGCCGTCCTGGATGTCGCCACCACCGGCTACCACCCCGAGCGCGATGACCGGATCTACGAGGTGGCCGTTGCCCGCATGCGCGGAGACGGCGCCGTCGTGGGCGAGTACTCCACCCTGGTCAATCCCCGGCGCCCGGTCCCCTACGAGGAACACGCGGAGATCACCGACGCCCACGTCGCCAAGGCCCCCGGCTTCGACCGGGTCGCGGGGGACCTGCTCGCCCACCTGGCGGATGCGGTGGTGGTCGCCCACAAGCTCGACCACGAGGATCGGTTCCTCGACAGCGAGCTGAACCGAATGGGCGTGCGAGTCTCCGGAGTTCCGGGCCTGTGCACGCTCCGGCTCCTGCGCAGCCAGCTCGACACCTGGCCCTACAAGCAGCGGCACCTGTACCGGCTGCTGATCGGGGGTTGGCCGGCGTGGCGGTCGAACGCGCTGTCCAGCGCCCGCCAACTCGCGCACGTGCTGCGCATCCTCATCGCGGAGGGCCCACAGCCCCTGCACTGGAACGGACCCGCGCCCGTGGCGCTCCTGGCGGTGCCGCGCACGGGTGTCATCACCCCCTACATCGTCGACATGAACGGTGTGGACAAGGGGTGGCTCTCCACCCTGGCCGCGGCGCTGCCCGATATGGACCCCTCGCCCGAACCCTCGCCCCGAGAAGCAACCGTCTACCGGGCGACCCTCGACCAGGCCCTGGCCGACGGGAAGGTCGTTGCGGAGGAGGCCGAACGGCTCGCGGAACTGGCCACCGCGGCGGGGTTCACCCAGACCACGATCCGCAGGGTGCACGAGCAGGTGCTGTTGGAGGCACGGACCCGGGCGGAGGCCGACGGCGTGGTGACCTCGGCCGAGTTGCGGGAGCTGGAGAGGGCGGCGGCCTACCTGGGGACCGGACACGTCATCCAGGACCTGCTGAACCTGGCTGCGCAGGAACGGGAGCGCAGGAACGGACCCCTCAAGGGGTGGCGCATCGTGCCGGTCGGGACGTCAGAGGCCATCGACGAGGCCGTGTCGTACGCGGGTTCCCAGGGGGCGGCCATCGGGGTCAACGTCACCAAGACCGTGCGGCTGGTCATCGCCGAAGAGGGGGAGACCGATCCCAAGGTGCGGCGCGCCATCGAGGGCGGCCACCGTGTGGCGACGCCGGAACAGGCCCGTGAGGTGCTGCGCGAGGCGGTGAGCCAGGCGGAGTCCCGTCTGTTCGGTGAGCGGGAGCCGGTGGAGGACGACGACCGCGGCGCCGGCGAGAACGACCGCTCGTGGCGGGCCTCCTGGCGGCCCCGGGAACTCGGCCCAGGGGACTACCACCGCGAGTTCGTGGCCCCCTACGCCGACCGGGACCGTGCGGAACGTCGGCCTGTCGCGGCCGCCCTGTGGCCCCTCTGA
- a CDS encoding PQQ-binding-like beta-propeller repeat protein: MSKPERSRRMPALVAATFLCLLSSACSSAGWPGSPGATGGEFSTPGAVEYVSEVGWEWQAPEESRILNVEPVAMGAAVTLDTGIVILHGDTGEEVWSHLVSEEEFFSAGLTADGSAFLVARGPDREEPPEETLILDAGTGAVKGEFRVRKDLAPWDLRRVSEAERVHRPEGVLEEYRPLSVIEVDDGTQRWQQEKPLSCEIAPELPSSQDDTAIHGSTLLVLVTCTPEDGGHRPFESAVAVVAVDLADGTELWRQEFAYSSENRFPRISFAVEEDSVLLANNESREVHAIGIESGEIEVSAEGSVIAFHENGILIQATAAQGSHYELLNADLDPIASMETSENLEESEESRHALPLPEGVVGVEIVESDTDETTATIGFTSWETGETKLLDPGLPALQSTSLSQFPGSLVGVPGAVLLVGGEHWGENELIAYQ, encoded by the coding sequence ATGTCCAAGCCCGAAAGAAGCCGTCGCATGCCAGCCCTTGTTGCGGCGACCTTCCTGTGCCTGCTGAGTTCAGCCTGCTCTTCAGCGGGCTGGCCCGGCAGCCCAGGTGCTACAGGAGGTGAGTTTTCCACGCCGGGCGCCGTCGAATATGTTTCCGAAGTCGGCTGGGAATGGCAGGCACCGGAAGAAAGCAGAATACTGAATGTTGAACCCGTGGCGATGGGGGCGGCGGTGACACTCGACACGGGAATCGTCATTCTCCACGGAGACACCGGTGAAGAGGTGTGGAGCCACCTGGTCTCCGAGGAGGAGTTCTTCTCCGCAGGCCTCACTGCCGATGGTTCCGCGTTCTTGGTCGCCCGCGGACCCGACAGAGAAGAACCGCCCGAAGAGACGCTGATCCTCGACGCGGGCACGGGTGCCGTCAAGGGAGAGTTCCGGGTCAGAAAAGATCTGGCACCCTGGGATCTGCGACGAGTGTCCGAGGCCGAGCGGGTGCACCGGCCGGAAGGTGTACTGGAGGAGTACCGGCCGCTGTCGGTCATCGAGGTAGACGATGGCACACAACGCTGGCAACAGGAGAAGCCCCTGTCCTGTGAAATCGCACCCGAACTGCCCTCCAGCCAGGACGACACCGCCATCCACGGGTCGACACTGCTCGTCCTCGTCACGTGCACCCCTGAGGACGGTGGTCACCGCCCCTTCGAGTCGGCTGTAGCGGTGGTCGCCGTAGACCTGGCGGACGGAACCGAACTCTGGCGTCAGGAATTCGCCTACTCGTCAGAGAACAGGTTTCCCAGAATTTCCTTCGCCGTCGAAGAAGATTCGGTTCTACTCGCCAACAATGAGAGCCGCGAAGTGCATGCCATCGGGATCGAGAGCGGCGAAATCGAAGTGAGCGCCGAGGGGAGTGTCATCGCTTTCCATGAAAACGGAATCCTGATACAGGCGACAGCCGCTCAAGGAAGCCACTACGAGCTGCTCAACGCTGATTTGGATCCCATCGCGTCGATGGAGACCTCCGAAAACCTCGAGGAATCCGAGGAGAGCAGGCACGCCCTACCTTTACCAGAAGGCGTAGTAGGTGTCGAAATCGTTGAAAGCGACACCGACGAAACAACGGCAACCATCGGATTCACCTCATGGGAAACCGGGGAGACCAAACTCCTCGATCCTGGTCTGCCCGCCCTTCAGAGCACGAGTCTCTCCCAGTTCCCGGGATCCCTGGTCGGCGTCCCTGGGGCTGTGCTACTGGTCGGCGGAGAACACTGGGGAGAAAACGAACTGATCGCCTATCAGTGA
- a CDS encoding IS5 family transposase (programmed frameshift), with the protein MVERLVPDELWELFQRVVPEAPTRPQGGGRRRHGDRQVLAAIIFVATSGCTWAQLPPVFGPSGPTAHRRFTEWTRARVWAKLHRLVLDELGSQGELDWSRCAIDSVNMRALKGGDLTGPNPVDRGKKGSKIHLITDRQGLPLSMAISGANTHDSQALQPLVEGIAPIRSRRGPRRRRPGKLHGDKGYDYAHLRRWLRRRGIVHRLARRGVESSQRLGRHRWQVERTMAWLAGCRRLHRRYERKADHFLAFAGIACTLICYRRLTK; encoded by the exons ATGGTGGAACGGCTGGTGCCGGACGAGCTGTGGGAACTGTTCCAACGGGTGGTGCCCGAGGCGCCCACCCGCCCCCAGGGCGGTGGGCGGCGCAGACACGGTGACCGGCAGGTGCTGGCCGCGATCATCTTCGTGGCCACCAGCGGCTGTACCTGGGCTCAGCTCCCGCCGGTGTTCGGCCCCTCCGGGCCCACCGCGCATCGGCGCTTCACCGAGTGGACCCGGGCCCGGGTGTGGGCCAAGCTCCACCGCCTGGTCCTGGACGAGCTCGGCTCCCAAGGCGAGCTGGACTGGTCGCGGTGCGCGATCGACTCGGTGAACATGCGGGCCCTCAAAG GGGGGGACCTGACGGGTCCGAATCCTGTCGACCGAGGCAAGAAGGGGTCGAAGATCCACCTGATCACCGACCGGCAGGGTTTGCCCCTGTCCATGGCTATCTCGGGGGCCAACACCCACGACAGCCAGGCGCTGCAGCCCCTGGTGGAAGGGATCGCTCCGATCCGCTCCCGTCGCGGACCCCGGCGGCGCAGACCGGGCAAGCTGCACGGCGACAAGGGCTACGACTACGCCCACCTGCGCCGCTGGCTCCGGCGCCGGGGGATCGTGCACCGTCTGGCCCGCCGGGGTGTGGAGTCCTCGCAGCGGTTGGGCAGACACCGGTGGCAGGTGGAACGCACCATGGCCTGGCTGGCCGGATGCCGCCGACTTCACCGCCGCTACGAGCGCAAGGCCGACCACTTCCTGGCCTTCGCCGGCATCGCCTGCACGCTGATCTGCTACCGCCGACTCACCAAATGA
- a CDS encoding transposase, with the protein MTDLAYPLFPHSEPRATFTDYACGLLADVDRKNSWRFAEHAGHRRAYPVEHLLDGARWGHDILTRRTRAHIRDHLANPEAVLVVDDTQVIEKGSRSVGVAYQYCGLTGQVENCQTLVTCTYAAPAGHAPTTKTALAEQTTFTYLATDTVRSNASARPVIAVASTSASSLLCCASFGFAPVPPLMRDVTFPGGGTNPRHPCATKLLLAAISYRSVLRATDLP; encoded by the coding sequence ATCACCGACCTCGCCTACCCCCTCTTCCCCCACAGCGAGCCACGCGCCACCTTCACCGACTACGCCTGCGGGCTGCTCGCCGACGTGGACCGCAAGAACTCCTGGCGGTTCGCCGAACACGCTGGACACCGCCGTGCTTACCCCGTGGAACACCTCCTGGACGGCGCTCGGTGGGGCCACGACATTCTCACCCGCCGCACCCGCGCCCACATCCGCGACCACCTAGCCAACCCCGAGGCGGTCCTGGTCGTCGACGACACCCAGGTCATCGAGAAAGGCAGCCGGTCGGTCGGCGTCGCCTACCAGTACTGCGGCCTGACCGGACAGGTCGAGAACTGCCAGACCCTCGTGACCTGCACCTACGCCGCACCGGCCGGGCACGCCCCTACGACCAAAACCGCCCTGGCCGAGCAGACCACCTTCACTTATCTGGCCACCGACACCGTCAGGTCGAACGCGTCGGCCAGGCCGGTCATCGCTGTGGCCAGCACCTCGGCGTCCTCACTGCTCTGCTGTGCCTCGTTCGGATTCGCACCCGTTCCACCGCTCATGCGAGATGTGACCTTCCCAGGGGGTGGTACCAACCCTCGTCACCCTTGTGCCACAAAACTCCTGCTTGCCGCCATAAGTTACCGCTCCGTACTGAGAGCAACGGATCTGCCCTGA